A genomic window from Haladaptatus caseinilyticus includes:
- the ilvD gene encoding dihydroxy-acid dehydratase, whose product MSNSGEKDDGLRSREVTEGPERAPHRAMFRAMGFDDDDLSSPMVGVANPAADITPCNVHLDDVADAAIEGVDSAGGMPIEFGTITISDAISMGTEGMKASLISREVIADSVELVAFGERMDALVTVAGCDKNLPGMMMAAIRTDLPSVFLYGGSILPGEHEGREVTVQNVFEGVGAVAHGDMTEEELIELEHDACPGAGSCGGMFTANTMASISEALGLAPLGSASPPAESDERYDVAENAGELVLDAIENDRKPSDVLSRKSFENAIAIQVAMGGSTNAVLHLLALAAEAGIDLEIEDFDEISCRTPKIVNLQPGGTRVMQDLHEIGGVPTVLRRLLDSGHIHGDAMTVTGRTIEEELDYLGVTGDVDADVDFIRSADDPFHEEGAIKILTGNLAPDGAVLKVTGDDKFHHTGPARVFENEEDAMQYVQEGHIESGDVLAIRNEGPRGGPGMREMLGVTAAVVGQGHEDDVALLTDGRFSGATRGPMVGHVAPEARDGGPIAVLEDGDEVTVDIPNRTLEVALSDEEISARLDDWEPGEAPYSSGVLAKYGASFGSAANGAVTNPSAKR is encoded by the coding sequence ATGAGCAACAGTGGCGAGAAAGATGACGGATTACGAAGCCGTGAAGTCACCGAGGGACCGGAACGCGCCCCACACCGAGCGATGTTCCGGGCGATGGGGTTCGACGACGACGACCTCTCCTCCCCGATGGTCGGGGTGGCGAACCCCGCGGCCGACATCACGCCGTGTAACGTTCATCTAGACGACGTAGCCGATGCAGCCATCGAAGGCGTCGATTCGGCGGGCGGGATGCCCATCGAGTTCGGCACCATCACCATTTCCGATGCGATTTCGATGGGTACCGAGGGGATGAAAGCGAGTCTCATTTCGCGCGAAGTCATCGCAGACAGCGTGGAACTCGTCGCGTTCGGCGAGCGCATGGACGCCCTCGTGACGGTCGCGGGGTGTGACAAGAACCTTCCCGGTATGATGATGGCCGCCATCAGAACCGACCTGCCGAGCGTCTTCCTCTACGGGGGTTCCATCCTGCCCGGCGAGCACGAGGGGCGCGAGGTAACCGTCCAGAACGTTTTCGAAGGCGTGGGGGCTGTGGCCCACGGCGACATGACCGAGGAGGAGTTGATCGAACTCGAACACGACGCCTGTCCCGGTGCGGGGTCCTGCGGTGGGATGTTCACCGCGAACACGATGGCCTCGATTAGCGAAGCCCTCGGATTGGCTCCCCTCGGGTCCGCAAGTCCGCCCGCCGAGTCGGACGAGCGCTACGACGTCGCGGAGAACGCGGGCGAACTCGTCCTCGACGCGATCGAAAACGACCGCAAGCCCTCGGACGTTCTCTCCCGAAAGTCGTTCGAGAACGCCATCGCGATTCAGGTCGCCATGGGCGGTTCGACCAACGCGGTGCTCCACCTCCTCGCGCTGGCGGCGGAGGCCGGAATCGACCTCGAAATCGAGGACTTCGACGAGATTTCGTGCCGGACGCCCAAAATCGTCAACCTCCAACCCGGCGGCACGCGGGTCATGCAGGACCTCCACGAAATCGGCGGCGTGCCGACCGTCCTCCGCCGACTGCTCGATTCGGGACACATTCACGGTGACGCCATGACCGTGACGGGGCGAACCATCGAGGAGGAACTCGACTATCTTGGCGTCACGGGGGATGTGGACGCAGACGTGGACTTCATCCGGTCCGCGGACGACCCGTTCCACGAGGAGGGCGCAATCAAGATTCTGACCGGAAATCTCGCACCGGACGGCGCGGTGCTGAAGGTGACCGGCGACGACAAATTCCATCACACTGGCCCTGCCCGCGTCTTCGAGAACGAGGAAGATGCAATGCAGTACGTCCAAGAAGGGCACATCGAATCGGGTGACGTCCTCGCGATTCGTAACGAAGGTCCCCGCGGCGGCCCCGGCATGCGCGAGATGCTCGGCGTCACCGCGGCAGTCGTCGGACAGGGCCACGAGGACGACGTGGCGCTACTCACGGACGGACGGTTCTCGGGTGCAACCCGCGGCCCGATGGTCGGCCACGTTGCGCCGGAGGCCCGTGACGGCGGCCCGATTGCAGTGCTCGAAGACGGCGACGAGGTGACAGTAGACATTCCGAACCGGACGCTCGAAGTCGCTCTGTCGGACGAGGAAATATCGGCACGGTTGGATGATTGGGAACCCGGTGAGGCACCGTACTCTTCCGGCGTCCTCGCCAAATACGGCGCTTCGTTCGGGTCGGCGGCGAACGGCGCGGTGACGAACCCGAGCGCGAAACGGTAA
- a CDS encoding sulfurtransferase → MPDYANDVLVSADWVEDHIEEFESDDPAYRLVEVNSPESPDSDFPSRYDEGHIPGAIGMQWDEDLSDATERDILKKDDFEQVVGEAGISEDSTVVFYGDGWIPNWFALFAYWEFKYYGHEDARVLNGGKDYWVENSYELTNEEPDHPAVEYHARGPFEGIRAYKDEVDKAIESGLPLVDVRSPEEFTGEIIAPEGLKETAQRAGHIPGASNVPVAEVLADDGRFKTANELRELYADHDVDGEESIIAYCRVGERSSIEWFALHELLGFDDVRNYDGSWTEWGNLVRAPIETGEGE, encoded by the coding sequence ATGCCCGACTACGCAAACGACGTACTCGTCTCGGCGGACTGGGTGGAAGACCACATCGAGGAGTTCGAGAGCGACGACCCGGCCTATCGACTCGTGGAAGTGAACAGCCCCGAATCGCCCGACAGCGATTTTCCGTCGCGCTACGACGAAGGTCACATCCCCGGCGCGATCGGCATGCAGTGGGACGAAGACCTCTCGGACGCGACGGAGCGCGACATCCTGAAGAAAGACGATTTCGAGCAGGTGGTCGGCGAGGCCGGAATCAGTGAGGACTCCACCGTCGTCTTCTACGGCGACGGCTGGATTCCGAATTGGTTCGCGCTGTTCGCCTATTGGGAGTTCAAATACTACGGCCACGAGGATGCTCGCGTGCTAAACGGTGGAAAGGATTACTGGGTGGAAAATAGCTACGAACTCACGAACGAAGAACCCGACCATCCCGCAGTCGAGTACCACGCCCGCGGCCCGTTCGAAGGAATTCGGGCGTACAAGGACGAGGTTGACAAAGCGATCGAGTCCGGGCTCCCACTCGTTGACGTTCGGTCGCCGGAGGAGTTCACGGGCGAAATCATCGCTCCGGAGGGACTGAAAGAGACGGCTCAGCGCGCCGGACACATCCCCGGCGCGAGCAACGTCCCGGTGGCGGAAGTGCTGGCGGACGATGGACGATTCAAGACCGCCAACGAACTGCGTGAGCTCTACGCCGACCACGATGTAGACGGTGAGGAGTCGATCATCGCCTACTGCCGAGTGGGGGAACGCTCGTCGATAGAATGGTTCGCACTCCACGAACTGCTCGGATTCGACGACGTGCGTAACTACGATGGGTCGTGGACCGAGTGGGGAAACCTGGTCCGTGCACCGATCGAAACCGGGGAGGGAGAGTAG
- a CDS encoding catalase, whose translation MSEDTPKHGMGEPDYEKADVEKETLTTNSGEPVPDNQNSRSAGPEGPLLMKDYHYFEKMAQFNREEIPERIVHAKGGGAFGTFTVTNDEISEYTMADMFAEKGKETDLVVRFSTVAGSRGAPDTVRDPRGFAVKFYTEEGNWDMVGNNTPVFFIRDPSKFPDFIHTQKEVPANGLNDPTPQWDFWSLSPESLHQITTLFSDRGIPASWRHMNGYSSHTLSLYNDEGERYWVKFHFKTDQGIENLDPEKATKLAGENPHYHREDLWKAIEEGNYPTWTLKVQIMPEEEAAEYDINPFDLTRVWPHDDYPLIEVGTMELNENPDNFFQDIEESAFSPAHVVPGIAHSPDKMLQGRIPSYDDAHRYRLGVNFEDIPVNKPKNTEKANYHQNGFMRTDGNNGGGPNYEPNSFGGPVERPEVEQPPLDISGEADRYEMQERIDNYKQPGDMFRDVMSEEQREHLMDNFANSMEPVDETIQKRQLAHFYKADPDWGRGVAERLGLDIEDAVDDRLLETDDDEVAEADVVAELLD comes from the coding sequence ATGTCCGAGGACACACCGAAACACGGCATGGGTGAGCCCGATTACGAGAAAGCGGACGTCGAGAAAGAGACGCTCACGACGAACTCCGGGGAACCGGTCCCCGACAACCAGAACTCACGGAGCGCCGGTCCCGAGGGTCCCCTCCTCATGAAGGATTATCACTACTTCGAGAAGATGGCCCAGTTCAACCGGGAGGAAATTCCGGAGCGAATCGTCCACGCGAAGGGTGGTGGTGCGTTTGGTACGTTCACGGTCACGAACGACGAAATCAGCGAGTACACGATGGCCGATATGTTCGCCGAGAAGGGCAAGGAGACCGACCTCGTCGTCCGTTTCTCCACGGTTGCCGGTTCGCGCGGTGCGCCTGACACCGTCCGTGACCCCCGCGGATTTGCGGTGAAGTTCTATACCGAAGAAGGAAACTGGGACATGGTCGGTAACAACACGCCGGTCTTTTTCATCCGTGACCCCTCGAAGTTCCCGGACTTCATTCATACACAGAAGGAAGTGCCAGCGAACGGTCTGAACGACCCGACGCCACAGTGGGACTTCTGGTCGCTCTCCCCCGAGTCACTCCACCAGATCACGACGCTGTTCAGCGACCGGGGCATACCAGCCTCGTGGCGACACATGAACGGTTACTCCAGCCACACGCTCTCGCTCTACAACGACGAAGGCGAGCGCTACTGGGTGAAGTTCCACTTCAAGACCGACCAGGGTATCGAAAACCTCGACCCCGAGAAGGCAACGAAACTCGCCGGCGAGAACCCACACTACCACCGTGAGGACCTCTGGAAAGCTATCGAGGAGGGGAACTATCCGACGTGGACGCTCAAGGTCCAGATTATGCCCGAGGAGGAGGCAGCGGAGTACGACATCAACCCGTTCGACCTCACTCGCGTCTGGCCGCACGACGACTACCCGCTCATCGAAGTCGGGACGATGGAACTGAACGAGAACCCGGACAACTTCTTCCAGGACATCGAGGAGTCCGCATTCTCCCCCGCTCACGTCGTCCCCGGCATCGCGCACAGCCCGGACAAGATGCTCCAAGGACGAATCCCGTCCTACGACGACGCCCATCGATATCGCCTCGGCGTCAACTTCGAGGACATCCCCGTGAACAAACCGAAAAACACGGAGAAGGCGAACTACCACCAGAACGGCTTCATGCGTACGGACGGCAACAACGGCGGCGGCCCCAACTACGAGCCGAACAGCTTCGGGGGCCCCGTAGAGAGGCCGGAAGTCGAACAACCGCCACTCGACATCTCTGGCGAGGCCGACCGCTACGAGATGCAAGAGCGCATCGATAACTACAAACAACCCGGCGATATGTTCCGCGACGTCATGTCCGAGGAACAGCGCGAGCACCTCATGGACAACTTCGCGAACAGCATGGAACCCGTGGACGAAACCATCCAGAAACGCCAACTCGCTCACTTCTACAAGGCGGACCCCGACTGGGGACGTGGCGTCGCCGAGCGACTCGGCCTCGACATCGAGGATGCCGTCGATGACCGACTCCTCGAAACCGACGACGACGAGGTTGCGGAAGCCGACGTCGTCGCGGAACTACTGGACTAA
- a CDS encoding WD40/YVTN/BNR-like repeat-containing protein, giving the protein MNLYAAMRGGLLVADGTGTTDVRLEGHDLECVSATTDHVYCGTFDAGLFRSDDGGETFHSVGGETIRESVMSLAIDPSDPETVWVGTEPSRVYRSEDGGESWVHREGLTELPSEPQWSFPPRPHTHHVRWIEPDPHDPEHLYVGIEAGALVQTHDAGSTWEDRVPDARRDNHSLTTHPETPNRVWTAAGDGYAESVDGGETWAYPQEGLDHRYCWSVAVVPDDPDTVLVSSATGPRTAHNADAAESYVYRKRDGEPWEQLDGIPTGDGVTRAVFAVDESDNELYAVNNRGVFRTEDGGTTWEELVVEWPTEFERQTARGLAVLP; this is encoded by the coding sequence ATGAACCTGTACGCTGCGATGCGAGGCGGGTTGCTCGTCGCCGACGGAACGGGAACGACCGACGTTCGATTGGAGGGGCACGATTTGGAGTGTGTCAGTGCAACGACCGACCACGTCTATTGTGGGACTTTCGATGCCGGACTCTTCCGAAGCGACGACGGAGGCGAAACGTTCCACTCGGTCGGGGGAGAAACGATTCGGGAGTCCGTGATGTCGCTCGCCATCGACCCATCCGACCCGGAGACGGTGTGGGTCGGTACGGAACCGAGTCGCGTGTATCGAAGCGAAGACGGTGGCGAATCGTGGGTACACCGAGAAGGGCTAACGGAGTTACCGTCCGAACCACAGTGGTCGTTTCCGCCACGGCCCCACACCCACCACGTTCGATGGATAGAACCGGACCCACACGACCCGGAACACCTCTACGTCGGCATCGAGGCCGGTGCACTCGTTCAAACCCACGATGCAGGATCGACGTGGGAGGACCGCGTTCCCGACGCTCGCCGGGACAACCACTCGTTAACGACGCATCCCGAGACCCCGAACCGCGTTTGGACCGCCGCCGGAGACGGCTACGCCGAGTCCGTGGACGGTGGCGAAACGTGGGCGTATCCACAGGAGGGTCTCGATCATCGATACTGCTGGAGCGTTGCGGTAGTCCCCGACGACCCGGATACCGTCCTCGTTTCAAGTGCGACCGGTCCGCGAACTGCGCACAACGCCGACGCCGCCGAATCCTACGTCTACCGAAAACGGGACGGCGAACCGTGGGAGCAACTGGACGGTATCCCGACGGGTGATGGTGTCACTCGGGCAGTGTTCGCCGTCGATGAATCGGACAACGAACTGTACGCCGTCAACAACCGTGGTGTCTTCCGAACCGAGGATGGAGGGACGACGTGGGAGGAGTTGGTCGTCGAATGGCCGACCGAGTTCGAACGACAGACGGCGCGCGGATTGGCTGTGCTCCCCTGA
- a CDS encoding helix-turn-helix domain-containing protein, whose translation MVAIAEFVIPSEDFDIGRVFENLPGVSVEFERIIPMPDVVVPFVWVRGVNVEAVEQAASTHEAIHTIRLVDEIGDDRTLFRIEWSRSVENTLATLVEMNLTILSAHGTDSEWRFEFRAETHDDIREFLEYCRERDVRTKLVRIHRVDAPGFSDNFGLSEAQYEALVLAHQFGYFNDPRESSLEDIAPVLDISRQALARRIRRGLYVLLGETIVRE comes from the coding sequence ATGGTCGCAATCGCCGAGTTCGTCATCCCATCCGAAGACTTCGATATCGGCCGTGTTTTCGAGAACTTACCGGGTGTCTCGGTCGAATTCGAGCGAATCATTCCGATGCCGGACGTCGTCGTTCCGTTCGTTTGGGTTCGCGGCGTAAACGTGGAAGCCGTCGAGCAAGCGGCGAGTACACACGAGGCGATTCATACCATCCGGCTTGTAGACGAAATCGGAGACGACCGAACGCTGTTTCGGATCGAGTGGAGTCGGTCGGTCGAAAACACGTTAGCAACCCTCGTCGAAATGAACCTCACCATTCTGTCCGCTCATGGAACTGATTCGGAATGGCGATTCGAGTTCCGGGCGGAGACCCACGACGACATACGTGAATTCCTGGAATACTGCCGCGAACGGGACGTTCGGACGAAACTCGTCAGAATCCACCGAGTCGATGCTCCCGGATTCTCGGACAACTTCGGACTCTCCGAAGCACAGTACGAGGCGCTCGTTCTCGCCCACCAGTTCGGTTATTTCAACGACCCGCGCGAATCGTCGCTCGAAGACATCGCCCCGGTGTTGGACATCTCGCGACAGGCACTTGCCAGACGAATACGACGCGGACTGTACGTTCTTCTCGGGGAAACCATCGTGCGAGAGTAA
- a CDS encoding HalOD1 output domain-containing protein, with protein sequence MTETDASKSFDGPQSGSLIVIGELAETVGVEPHELQPPLYDVIDPEILDRLVRRDGDATDASVSFTYREFTVVVRSDGYVSVES encoded by the coding sequence ATGACTGAAACTGACGCCTCCAAGTCGTTTGACGGTCCCCAATCCGGGAGCCTCATCGTTATCGGGGAGTTGGCCGAGACGGTTGGCGTCGAACCGCACGAACTCCAACCGCCGCTGTACGACGTTATCGATCCCGAAATCCTCGACCGACTCGTTCGCCGGGATGGCGACGCCACGGATGCATCGGTATCGTTTACCTACCGTGAATTCACCGTCGTCGTTCGCTCCGATGGCTACGTCTCCGTCGAATCGTAG
- a CDS encoding 30S ribosomal protein S17e: MPVRPAYVKKVGDILLERYPEAFTDDFDQNKESVSKLTNITSKDVRNRVAGYIARNHGAPSQ, translated from the coding sequence ATGCCAGTTCGACCAGCGTACGTAAAGAAAGTGGGCGATATACTGTTGGAACGCTATCCGGAGGCGTTCACCGACGATTTCGACCAGAACAAAGAGAGCGTCTCGAAGCTGACGAACATCACATCGAAGGACGTTCGTAACCGCGTCGCGGGATACATCGCGAGGAATCATGGAGCACCGTCACAGTAG
- the msrA gene encoding peptide-methionine (S)-S-oxide reductase MsrA, which produces MTAKATLGGGCFWCTEAAFKELDGVESVTSGYAGGSVENPTYEEVCSGETGHTEVIQVEYDPETVTYDELLEVFFTIHDPTTLNKQGPDVGTQYRSAVYYHDDEQKGIVETFIDQLEAADAYDDPIVTEVEPLGTFYEAEEYHQDYFEKNPNDAYCTINAGPKIRKVREQFGEKVKQ; this is translated from the coding sequence ATGACTGCAAAGGCGACACTCGGCGGCGGTTGTTTCTGGTGCACCGAAGCGGCGTTTAAGGAGCTAGACGGCGTCGAATCGGTTACGTCCGGTTACGCCGGTGGGTCGGTCGAAAATCCAACCTACGAGGAAGTGTGCTCGGGTGAGACGGGCCACACCGAAGTTATCCAGGTCGAATACGACCCGGAGACGGTGACCTACGACGAACTGTTGGAGGTGTTTTTCACCATTCACGACCCGACGACGCTCAACAAGCAGGGTCCCGACGTGGGAACACAGTATCGCTCCGCTGTTTACTACCACGACGACGAACAGAAAGGGATCGTCGAAACGTTCATCGACCAACTCGAAGCTGCCGACGCGTATGACGACCCCATCGTCACCGAAGTCGAACCGCTGGGTACCTTCTACGAGGCCGAGGAGTACCATCAGGACTACTTCGAGAAGAATCCCAACGACGCCTACTGCACGATCAACGCCGGGCCGAAAATACGGAAGGTTCGCGAGCAGTTCGGCGAGAAGGTAAAACAGTAG